A window of Eubacteriaceae bacterium ES3 contains these coding sequences:
- the hisA gene encoding 1-(5-phosphoribosyl)-5-[(5-phosphoribosylamino)methylideneamino]imidazole-4-carboxamide isomerase gives MIIFPAIDLKNGKCVRLLQGQKDAETVYFNDPIEVALKWQSKGAEYLHLVDLDGAFDGAPKNKTLIKNIVDALDIPVELGGGIRTLDIAKDYIDAGVSRIIIGTQAVKDLSFIEALLSLYDEKVCVSIDAKNGLVCTEGWVESSNLEALELAASLERLGLSTLVYTDISKDGMMSGPNFEMLEVLNNHLNIDIIASGGISSTSDVLKAKEMNLYGAIIGKALYEETIDLEKLLKEDLKNAN, from the coding sequence ATGATCATATTTCCAGCAATTGATTTAAAAAACGGAAAATGCGTTAGACTACTTCAAGGTCAAAAGGATGCAGAAACAGTATACTTTAATGACCCCATTGAAGTAGCCCTTAAATGGCAGTCGAAAGGTGCGGAATATCTTCATCTGGTAGACCTTGATGGAGCATTTGATGGCGCACCTAAAAACAAAACGCTTATCAAAAACATTGTTGATGCTCTTGATATACCTGTAGAACTAGGTGGCGGGATAAGAACTTTGGATATTGCTAAAGACTATATTGACGCTGGAGTAAGCCGGATCATTATTGGAACACAAGCAGTAAAAGACTTATCTTTTATTGAAGCTCTTTTATCACTCTACGATGAAAAGGTATGTGTTTCCATTGATGCTAAAAACGGTTTAGTCTGTACTGAAGGTTGGGTTGAAAGTAGTAATCTGGAAGCTCTGGAGTTAGCTGCAAGCCTTGAAAGACTCGGTTTGTCAACCTTAGTTTATACTGATATCTCAAAAGATGGAATGATGTCTGGACCGAATTTTGAAATGCTTGAGGTTCTAAATAATCATTTAAATATCGATATTATAGCCTCTGGTGGTATTTCATCGACTTCTGATGTGTTAAAAGCTAAAGAAATGAATCTATATGGTGCGATTATTGGCAAAGCACTTTATGAAGAAACGATTGATTTGGAAAAATTGTTAAAAGAGGATTTAAAAAATGCTAACTAA